Proteins from one bacterium genomic window:
- a CDS encoding outer membrane beta-barrel protein, producing the protein MYSRAHRLILSAVAATACLAAAAPALALSPHARDGWVLGLSYGGARGEATAPDGASGETEDGVSPQIRFGHMFGRKFSVGASYAGWMYETGARPLKYRYAMQNILLAASWYPGDPQSAWGGFVVRGGAGWGWANFTEVELSDTEEQGHGDRTTEWGFGWELNVGYEWRLVKNMSAGLGIGVNHLDIGGDLTDTATFYPVTLNMGWYWD; encoded by the coding sequence ATGTATTCCAGAGCGCACCGCCTGATCCTGTCCGCCGTCGCCGCGACCGCCTGCCTGGCTGCCGCCGCGCCCGCCCTGGCCCTCAGCCCCCACGCGCGGGACGGCTGGGTCCTCGGCCTCTCCTACGGCGGGGCCCGCGGCGAAGCCACCGCGCCGGACGGCGCCTCCGGCGAGACCGAGGACGGCGTCTCGCCCCAGATCCGCTTCGGCCACATGTTCGGCCGCAAGTTCTCGGTGGGCGCCTCCTATGCGGGCTGGATGTACGAGACCGGCGCGCGCCCCCTCAAGTACCGCTACGCCATGCAGAACATCCTGCTCGCCGCGTCGTGGTATCCCGGCGACCCGCAGAGCGCCTGGGGCGGCTTCGTCGTCCGCGGCGGCGCCGGCTGGGGCTGGGCCAACTTCACCGAGGTCGAGCTCTCCGACACGGAGGAGCAGGGACACGGCGACCGCACCACCGAGTGGGGCTTCGGCTGGGAGCTGAACGTGGGCTACGAATGGCGGCTGGTGAAGAACATGTCGGCCGGCCTCGGCATCGGCGTCAACCACCTCGATATCGGCGGCGACCTGACCGACACGGCGACCTTCTACCCGGTGACCCTGAACATGGGCTGGTACTGGGACTGA
- a CDS encoding efflux RND transporter permease subunit, which yields MRITSLAVDRPIATAMVFLIIIVVGIMGFRFLPVDLLPPVEFPQLTVRTNYPNVGPEEIERIVTDRIENALAGVPNVEEMRSRSLEGESRVTLEFTQGTNVDEASNDVRAAIDRIRDDLPPEVESPRLWKFDPDNFPVVVIGAYSEMGMEEMTRILEREIAQRFEKIPGAGSVDIRGGVYREIQVRLKRDRLASSRLGASDVRAALLRENLTLPGGDMREGTRDMYVRTRGEYVSLDEIRRTIITMVDGHPIRVGDVAEVVDGYQDVARLVQIDGKPMVRMLVRKQSGANTVAVAEAARREMERLNAERDDVELMLIVDQSSFIQDSIDNVQQSAVWGGLLAVLILYLFLRNGSTTFIIALSIPISLIATFGLMFFNRFTLNQMSFGGLALGIGLIVDNAIVVLDNIVRLREQGKSLRDAALTGTGQVGGAIIASTLTTTVIFLPVVFMRTVSGMLFQELALVVVFALLCSLLVALTLVPMLSRRYLRLGRGEAVGGGGPLAGLGAALRRLEDGYAARLATLLHHRTVIFVATGLLLAGAVALWPRLAVELAPQTDADEIDVSLEMAQGTNIAVVNEYLHELETIVREALPEGQVRHLSIEIRPGDAEVEISLKGAGERSLPSAAIADHIRRETAGRIPGAEIRVRAQSGLWMLRRLFGSGEAAVQVELRGYDLDLADQVAQELKDVMATVPRVQDVRVSRREGRPEQNLVVARDKIANLGLSVSDIAEVVQTNVGGTRAGVYREGGDEFPITVRLQPEDRLSTLDLGSASVRTPSGRVVPVSAVVDAERRRGPTEIEHVDGQRVTYITANLAAGAALGDVVDDLRAALRAVPLPPDFTVLFGGEYEEQQRAQRDFTLSIIMAIVLIYMVMAAQFERFLDPVIVMLAVPLALIGVVPTLLLTGTSLNVQSLMGIVMLIGIVVNNAIVLVDYINLKRREEGLDVTTAVIESARLRLRPILMTTSTTVLGMLPLAVGGGAGGEIQAALARAVIGGLTVSTLITLLVIPAAYTGIHALRERRAETRDRTPGEVRST from the coding sequence GTGCGGATCACTAGCCTGGCCGTCGACCGCCCCATCGCCACGGCGATGGTCTTCCTGATCATCATCGTGGTCGGGATCATGGGCTTCCGCTTTCTCCCCGTCGATCTGCTGCCTCCCGTCGAGTTCCCCCAGCTCACCGTGCGCACCAACTACCCCAACGTGGGGCCCGAGGAGATCGAGCGCATCGTCACCGACCGCATCGAGAACGCCCTGGCCGGCGTGCCCAACGTGGAAGAGATGCGCTCGCGATCCCTCGAGGGCGAGAGCCGCGTCACCCTGGAGTTCACCCAGGGCACGAACGTCGACGAGGCCTCCAACGACGTGCGCGCCGCCATCGACCGCATCCGCGACGACCTGCCGCCCGAGGTCGAGTCGCCGCGCCTGTGGAAGTTCGATCCGGACAACTTCCCGGTGGTCGTGATCGGGGCCTACAGCGAGATGGGCATGGAGGAGATGACCCGCATCCTCGAGCGGGAGATCGCCCAGCGTTTCGAGAAGATCCCCGGCGCGGGCTCGGTCGACATCCGCGGCGGCGTGTACCGCGAGATCCAGGTCCGGCTCAAGCGCGACCGCCTGGCCTCGAGCCGGCTCGGCGCCAGCGACGTGCGCGCGGCCCTGCTGCGCGAGAACCTGACCCTGCCCGGCGGCGACATGCGCGAGGGCACCCGCGACATGTACGTCCGCACGCGGGGCGAGTACGTCTCGCTCGACGAGATCCGCCGCACCATCATCACCATGGTCGACGGGCACCCGATCCGCGTGGGCGACGTGGCCGAGGTGGTCGACGGCTACCAGGACGTGGCGCGCCTGGTGCAGATCGACGGCAAGCCCATGGTGCGCATGCTCGTGCGCAAGCAGTCGGGGGCCAACACCGTGGCCGTGGCCGAAGCGGCGCGGCGCGAGATGGAGCGCCTCAACGCCGAGCGCGACGACGTCGAGCTGATGCTCATCGTCGACCAGAGCTCGTTCATCCAGGACTCCATCGACAACGTGCAGCAGTCGGCGGTGTGGGGTGGCCTGCTGGCGGTGCTGATCCTCTACCTCTTCCTGCGCAACGGCTCGACCACGTTCATCATCGCGCTCTCGATCCCCATCTCGCTCATCGCCACCTTCGGCCTGATGTTCTTCAACCGCTTCACCCTGAACCAGATGAGCTTCGGCGGGCTGGCCCTCGGCATCGGCCTGATCGTCGACAACGCCATCGTGGTGCTGGACAACATCGTGCGCCTGCGCGAGCAGGGGAAGAGCCTGCGCGACGCCGCCCTGACGGGCACCGGCCAGGTGGGCGGGGCGATCATCGCCTCGACCCTGACCACGACGGTGATCTTCCTGCCGGTGGTCTTCATGCGCACCGTGTCGGGCATGCTCTTCCAGGAGCTGGCCCTCGTCGTGGTCTTCGCCCTGCTCTGCTCGCTGCTGGTGGCCCTGACGCTGGTGCCCATGCTCTCGCGGCGCTACCTGCGGCTCGGCCGCGGCGAGGCCGTGGGCGGCGGCGGCCCCCTGGCCGGTCTCGGCGCGGCCCTGCGCCGGCTGGAGGACGGCTACGCGGCCCGCCTCGCGACGCTGCTGCACCATCGGACCGTGATCTTCGTCGCCACGGGCCTGCTGCTCGCCGGTGCCGTGGCCCTGTGGCCGCGCCTGGCGGTCGAATTGGCGCCCCAGACCGACGCCGACGAGATCGACGTCAGCCTCGAGATGGCCCAGGGCACGAACATCGCCGTGGTGAACGAGTACCTGCACGAGCTCGAGACCATCGTGCGCGAGGCGCTGCCGGAAGGCCAGGTGCGGCACCTCTCGATCGAGATCCGGCCCGGCGACGCCGAGGTGGAGATCTCGCTGAAGGGGGCGGGCGAGCGCTCGCTGCCGAGCGCCGCCATCGCCGACCACATCCGGCGCGAGACGGCGGGGCGCATTCCCGGCGCCGAGATCCGCGTGCGCGCCCAGTCGGGCCTGTGGATGCTGCGGCGGCTGTTCGGCTCGGGCGAGGCCGCGGTGCAGGTCGAACTGCGGGGCTACGACCTCGACCTGGCCGACCAGGTGGCCCAGGAGCTCAAGGACGTCATGGCCACCGTGCCGCGGGTGCAGGACGTGCGGGTGAGCCGGCGCGAGGGCCGTCCCGAGCAGAACCTGGTCGTGGCGCGGGACAAGATCGCCAACCTCGGCCTGTCGGTGAGCGACATCGCCGAGGTGGTGCAGACGAACGTGGGCGGCACGCGGGCGGGCGTGTATCGCGAGGGGGGCGACGAGTTTCCCATCACCGTGCGCCTGCAGCCGGAGGACCGCCTCTCGACCCTCGACCTCGGATCGGCCTCGGTGCGGACGCCGTCGGGGCGTGTCGTCCCGGTCTCGGCGGTCGTCGATGCCGAGCGGCGCCGCGGGCCCACCGAGATCGAGCATGTCGACGGCCAGCGCGTGACCTACATCACGGCCAACCTCGCCGCCGGAGCCGCCCTCGGCGACGTGGTCGACGACCTGCGCGCGGCCCTGCGCGCGGTGCCCCTGCCGCCCGACTTCACGGTGCTCTTCGGCGGCGAGTACGAGGAGCAGCAGCGGGCCCAGCGCGACTTCACCCTCTCGATCATCATGGCCATCGTGCTGATCTACATGGTCATGGCGGCCCAGTTCGAGCGCTTCCTCGATCCGGTCATCGTGATGCTGGCGGTGCCCCTGGCCCTGATCGGCGTCGTGCCGACCCTGCTGCTGACGGGCACCTCGCTGAACGTGCAGAGCCTGATGGGGATCGTCATGCTCATCGGCATCGTGGTGAACAACGCGATCGTGCTGGTGGACTACATCAACCTCAAGCGCCGCGAGGAGGGCCTCGACGTGACCACGGCGGTCATCGAATCGGCGCGCCTGCGGCTGCGCCCGATCCTCATGACGACCTCGACCACGGTGCTGGGCATGCTGCCCCTGGCGGTGGGCGGGGGCGCCGGCGGCGAGATCCAGGCGGCCCTGGCCCGCGCGGTGATCGGGGGCCTGACGGTCTCGACCCTGATCACGCTGCTGGTGATCCCGGCCGCGTACACCGGCATCCACGCCCTCCGCGAGCGTCGGGCCGAAACAAGGGACCGCACTCCCGGGGAAGTGCGGTCCACATAG
- a CDS encoding efflux RND transporter periplasmic adaptor subunit, whose protein sequence is MTRPAFPTRTSRHRPRGRRPAAGAWVLAGLLAVAGCGDEAATGKQGGALVPAVEAVRAREGNLPLTQRLSGVVEARNQIDVHPEINAVVTEVLVSDGATVAAGDPLVRLRATEFEKRLVQARADHRIAVAQRRRAEAQAKEARADYERLRSLAAEDLASTAELEAGEARAESAEAEIELAGARVDQALAVVEEEEENLGRTVVRAPIAGAVGNRGVEPGMLAGPSTRLLTLGQLDSVRVEVILTDRMLADVAEGQRTEILLGDRAVAAPLARISPFLNPVSHTARAEIDLANPDGRLKPGMFVAVDVYTGESETATLVPLSAVYEHPTLGVTGVYAATGAVADAPAAGPEAAAYLSPPVAFRFVPVEIVAEGRMEAAVRPLAAGDWVVSLGQNLLGGEEGRARVRPVDWSRVERLQSLQREDLMRELNARREGTGSGADH, encoded by the coding sequence ATGACGAGACCCGCGTTCCCGACCCGGACCTCCCGCCATCGCCCCCGTGGCCGCCGCCCCGCCGCCGGCGCCTGGGTCCTGGCCGGCCTCCTCGCGGTCGCCGGTTGCGGCGACGAGGCCGCCACCGGCAAGCAGGGCGGCGCCCTCGTGCCCGCCGTCGAGGCGGTGCGCGCCCGCGAAGGCAACCTGCCCCTGACCCAGCGCCTGAGCGGCGTGGTCGAGGCCCGCAACCAGATCGACGTGCATCCCGAGATCAATGCCGTGGTGACCGAGGTGCTCGTGTCCGACGGCGCCACCGTCGCGGCGGGCGACCCCCTCGTGCGCCTGCGGGCCACCGAGTTCGAGAAGCGCCTCGTGCAGGCGCGGGCCGACCACCGCATCGCCGTGGCCCAGCGTCGGCGGGCCGAGGCCCAGGCCAAGGAGGCTCGCGCCGACTACGAGCGGCTGCGGTCGCTGGCGGCCGAGGACCTGGCGAGCACCGCCGAACTCGAGGCCGGCGAGGCCCGGGCCGAGTCGGCGGAAGCCGAGATCGAGCTGGCCGGGGCGCGGGTCGACCAGGCCCTGGCCGTGGTCGAGGAGGAGGAGGAGAACCTCGGGCGCACGGTGGTGCGCGCGCCCATCGCCGGCGCGGTGGGCAACCGCGGCGTCGAGCCCGGCATGCTGGCCGGACCTTCCACGCGCCTGCTCACCCTCGGCCAGCTCGACAGCGTGCGGGTCGAGGTCATCCTCACCGACCGCATGCTGGCCGATGTGGCCGAGGGCCAGCGCACCGAGATCCTGTTGGGCGACCGGGCGGTGGCGGCGCCGCTGGCCCGCATCTCGCCCTTCCTGAACCCCGTCTCTCACACCGCCCGCGCCGAGATCGATCTGGCCAACCCCGACGGCCGCCTGAAGCCGGGCATGTTCGTGGCCGTCGACGTCTACACGGGCGAAAGCGAGACCGCGACCCTCGTGCCCCTCAGCGCGGTGTACGAGCATCCGACCCTGGGCGTCACGGGGGTCTATGCCGCCACCGGGGCGGTGGCCGACGCCCCCGCCGCCGGACCGGAGGCCGCCGCGTATCTCTCGCCGCCGGTGGCCTTCCGCTTCGTGCCCGTGGAGATCGTGGCCGAGGGGCGCATGGAGGCCGCGGTGCGGCCACTGGCCGCAGGCGACTGGGTCGTCTCCCTGGGACAGAACCTGCTCGGCGGCGAAGAGGGGCGGGCGCGGGTGCGCCCGGTCGACTGGAGCCGGGTGGAGCGCCTGCAGTCGCTGCAGCGCGAGGACCTGATGCGCGAATTGAACGCGCGTCGCGAAGGGACGGGCAGCGGTGCGGATCACTAG
- a CDS encoding acyl-CoA dehydrogenase family protein, whose amino-acid sequence MSEYSAPDFYRFSRNLSDEERGIRDTVRQFVSDRFMPLVRDHFRAGTFPTELIPELGALGLLGTHVEGPGCPGLSGTIYGLVCAELERGDSGLRSFCSVQGSLVMWPIATYGTDEQKEKWLPGLASGQLIGCFGLTEANHGSDPGGMETHAERDGDGWRLNGSKLWITNANMADVAVVWARTPDGVNGFLVERGMEGFSTNEIHGKYSLRASDTGELVFDDVFVPDANRLPGAKGLKAPLSCLNQARYGIAWGVVGAAADCYDTALRYAGEREQFGKPIAGFQLVQQKLVVMLTEITKAQGLCLQLGRLKDDGINDVPLVSLAKRNNVAMALDCARTARDILGAAGITDEFSPGRHMTNLESVITYEGTHDIHTLIVGAEITGIAAFR is encoded by the coding sequence ATGTCCGAGTATTCCGCCCCCGACTTCTACCGCTTCTCCCGCAACCTGAGCGACGAGGAGCGCGGCATCCGCGACACCGTGCGGCAGTTCGTCAGCGACCGCTTCATGCCCCTGGTGCGCGACCACTTTCGCGCCGGCACCTTCCCCACCGAGCTCATCCCCGAGCTCGGCGCCCTCGGCCTGCTGGGCACCCACGTGGAGGGGCCGGGCTGCCCGGGCCTGAGCGGCACCATCTACGGTCTGGTCTGCGCCGAGCTCGAACGGGGCGATTCCGGCCTGCGCAGCTTCTGCTCCGTGCAGGGCAGCCTCGTCATGTGGCCCATCGCCACCTACGGCACCGACGAGCAGAAGGAGAAGTGGCTGCCCGGACTCGCCTCCGGCCAGCTCATCGGCTGCTTCGGCCTGACCGAGGCCAACCACGGCTCCGATCCCGGCGGTATGGAGACCCACGCCGAGCGCGACGGCGACGGCTGGCGCCTCAACGGCAGCAAGCTGTGGATCACCAACGCCAACATGGCCGACGTGGCCGTGGTCTGGGCCCGCACCCCCGACGGCGTCAACGGCTTCCTGGTCGAGCGCGGCATGGAGGGCTTCAGCACCAACGAGATCCACGGCAAGTACAGCCTGCGGGCCAGCGACACGGGCGAGCTCGTCTTCGACGACGTCTTCGTGCCCGACGCCAACCGGCTGCCCGGTGCCAAGGGGCTCAAGGCGCCCCTGAGCTGCCTGAACCAGGCCCGTTACGGCATCGCGTGGGGCGTGGTGGGCGCCGCCGCCGACTGCTACGACACCGCCCTGCGCTACGCCGGCGAGCGCGAGCAGTTCGGCAAGCCCATCGCCGGGTTCCAGCTCGTGCAGCAGAAGCTCGTGGTGATGCTCACCGAGATCACCAAGGCGCAGGGCCTGTGCCTGCAGCTCGGCCGCCTCAAGGACGACGGCATCAACGACGTGCCCCTGGTCTCCCTCGCCAAGCGCAACAACGTGGCCATGGCCCTGGACTGCGCCCGCACCGCGCGGGACATCCTCGGCGCCGCCGGCATCACCGACGAGTTCTCCCCCGGTCGCCACATGACCAACCTCGAGTCGGTCATCACCTACGAGGGCACCCACGACATCCACACCCTCATCGTGGGGGCGGAGATCACGGGAATCGCGGCGTTCCGGTAG
- a CDS encoding sodium:solute symporter family protein, whose translation MTAGSDFLAGLVYLAFLLFVVLRLFRRPATGATDYIVAGRRLTLPAFTASLVTTWYGGILGVGEYTWSYGVSNWLVFGVPYYLYAAVFALVLARRARRSGVLTVPDLLETHYGRPAALLGAAVLFVMTAPAAYVLMLGVLLAFATGLPVWVGVVLGTALSVSYVFRGGLRAVVATDMVQFVLMFAGFLVLVPVCVARFGGAAFLRGALPSGHLAWDGGLGWQAVAVWYVIALSTLVEPAFYQRCYAAQSEATARRGILLAIGFWICFDFLTTTAGLYARALLPDLADPVQAFPALAAHVLPGAWHGLFTVGLLATIMSTVDSYAFIGAITLGRDVIGRWRGETGEDAGLGVIRWSLLGTAAVAIGLALWSGSVITLWKLLGSVGTPVLLLPLGLAQLGRPVGGRRIVWTMAAAGLAAGGWMVLGRGSSWLGVEAIFPGLAVSVVGVLVLAGRPGDRGPSG comes from the coding sequence ATGACCGCCGGCTCCGATTTCCTCGCGGGCCTGGTCTACCTGGCCTTCCTGCTCTTCGTGGTGCTGCGGCTCTTCCGCCGTCCGGCCACCGGCGCCACCGACTACATCGTGGCCGGACGCCGCCTCACCCTGCCCGCCTTCACCGCCTCGCTGGTCACGACCTGGTACGGCGGCATCCTCGGCGTGGGCGAGTACACCTGGTCGTACGGGGTGAGCAACTGGCTCGTGTTCGGCGTGCCCTACTACCTGTACGCCGCCGTCTTCGCCCTCGTGCTGGCCCGCCGCGCCCGGCGCAGCGGCGTGCTCACGGTGCCCGACCTGCTCGAGACGCACTACGGCCGGCCGGCGGCCCTGCTCGGCGCCGCCGTGCTCTTCGTGATGACGGCGCCGGCGGCCTACGTGCTCATGCTCGGGGTGCTGCTGGCCTTCGCCACGGGGCTGCCGGTGTGGGTGGGCGTGGTGCTGGGCACGGCCCTGTCGGTGAGCTACGTGTTCCGCGGTGGCCTGCGCGCGGTGGTGGCGACGGACATGGTGCAGTTCGTGCTCATGTTCGCGGGCTTCCTGGTGCTGGTGCCCGTGTGCGTGGCGCGCTTCGGCGGGGCGGCGTTCCTGCGCGGCGCGCTGCCGTCCGGCCATCTGGCGTGGGACGGCGGGCTGGGCTGGCAGGCCGTGGCCGTGTGGTACGTGATCGCCCTGAGCACCCTGGTGGAGCCCGCCTTCTACCAGCGCTGCTACGCGGCGCAGAGCGAGGCCACGGCCCGGCGCGGCATCCTGCTGGCCATCGGGTTCTGGATCTGCTTCGACTTCCTGACCACCACCGCCGGGCTCTACGCCCGGGCCCTGCTGCCCGACCTGGCCGATCCGGTGCAGGCCTTCCCCGCCCTGGCGGCGCACGTCCTGCCGGGGGCGTGGCACGGGCTCTTCACGGTGGGTCTGCTGGCCACGATCATGTCGACGGTCGACAGCTACGCCTTCATCGGGGCGATCACCCTGGGGCGCGACGTGATCGGGCGCTGGCGGGGCGAAACCGGCGAGGACGCCGGCCTCGGCGTGATCCGCTGGAGCCTGCTGGGCACGGCGGCGGTGGCGATCGGCCTGGCGCTGTGGTCGGGGTCGGTCATCACCCTGTGGAAGCTGCTCGGCTCGGTGGGCACGCCGGTGCTGCTGCTGCCCCTGGGCCTGGCCCAGCTGGGGCGGCCGGTGGGGGGGCGGCGCATCGTGTGGACGATGGCGGCGGCGGGCCTCGCGGCGGGAGGGTGGATGGTGCTCGGGCGGGGGTCGTCGTGGCTCGGCGTCGAGGCGATCTTCCCGGGTCTGGCGGTGTCGGTCGTCGGCGTGCTCGTGCTCGCTGGGCGCCCCGGGGACCGCGGCCCATCCGGTTGA
- a CDS encoding thiamine diphosphokinase — protein MSTYEPVQGGAACPIFPKRGPRAVVLCDGPPPPDELLAYWLQGAELFVCTDAAGHPYHHLPRVPDVVIGDFDSLAGRLLGGREGPRFLQVADQHTTDSEKALLYLAAEGYEEAVLLGATGWRLDHTLFNVQLLERFADRLRLCVAGHHADTVRLRPGTSVSWEIPLGTKFSVLPLAGPVPGVTIEGAEFPLLGETLVPGGMATIGNRVTMSPLLITVGDGPLLVSVDREVGPAYVEDEADGE, from the coding sequence ATGAGCACCTACGAACCCGTCCAGGGCGGCGCCGCCTGCCCGATCTTTCCCAAGCGCGGTCCGCGGGCCGTCGTCCTGTGCGACGGCCCGCCGCCGCCCGACGAACTGCTCGCCTACTGGCTGCAGGGAGCCGAGCTCTTCGTCTGCACCGATGCGGCCGGGCACCCGTACCACCACCTGCCGCGCGTCCCGGACGTCGTCATCGGCGACTTCGATTCCCTGGCCGGACGCCTGCTCGGCGGCCGCGAAGGTCCGCGCTTCCTGCAGGTGGCCGACCAGCACACCACCGACAGCGAGAAGGCCCTGCTGTACCTGGCCGCCGAGGGCTACGAGGAGGCCGTGCTGCTCGGGGCCACCGGCTGGCGGCTCGACCACACCCTGTTCAACGTGCAGCTGCTCGAGCGCTTCGCCGACCGCCTGCGGCTCTGCGTGGCCGGTCACCACGCCGACACGGTGCGGCTGCGTCCCGGCACGAGCGTTTCGTGGGAGATCCCGCTCGGCACGAAGTTCTCGGTGCTGCCCCTGGCCGGACCGGTGCCCGGCGTGACCATCGAGGGGGCCGAGTTCCCGCTCCTGGGCGAGACCCTCGTGCCGGGCGGCATGGCCACCATCGGCAACCGGGTCACCATGAGCCCGCTGCTGATCACGGTGGGCGACGGGCCGCTGCTCGTCTCGGTCGACCGCGAAGTGGGCCCCGCGTACGTCGAGGACGAGGCGGACGGCGAGTGA